A portion of the Bifidobacterium bifidum ATCC 29521 = JCM 1255 = DSM 20456 genome contains these proteins:
- a CDS encoding GDSL-type esterase/lipase family protein — MRNRVIHRNSRAGDSPFRLLAAALAVLTLTLLAVMVPCEGEAHAAAPIKIACVGDSLTDGSKSSGGKKGDTAYPAWLGRILGSGYDVRNFGAAGDTLLRGTGWSYWDSAEFRQSKEFAPDIVIIMLGTNDSKDAYWNETLYRTEAKELVRVYRDLASRPVVYFASSPHSYRVAPGTKYVSVNSVNRLHPVQESLIRDERWNTIDLYAATANRRQLYDADGVHFNDDGYRFLAEQIAGVMHRSAQIIGSTGRERVIANETENGATKRAGVEFGLTSQGTAAGNAGDSSDGNGKRDALRGSDAVVAIIAMLSAGITGAALVLGGRSRHAWVEGVRSRPYSI; from the coding sequence ATGAGGAACCGTGTGATTCATCGCAATTCGCGCGCCGGCGATTCGCCGTTCCGTCTGCTCGCCGCGGCGCTCGCCGTGCTGACGTTGACCTTATTGGCGGTTATGGTGCCGTGCGAGGGAGAAGCGCACGCAGCCGCGCCCATCAAGATCGCATGCGTGGGCGACAGCCTTACGGACGGCTCCAAATCCAGTGGCGGCAAGAAAGGCGACACCGCATATCCGGCGTGGCTCGGCCGCATCCTCGGCAGTGGCTATGACGTGCGCAATTTCGGCGCCGCTGGTGACACGCTGCTGCGGGGCACGGGCTGGTCATATTGGGATTCGGCCGAATTCCGGCAGAGCAAGGAGTTCGCCCCCGATATCGTCATCATCATGCTCGGCACCAACGATTCCAAGGACGCCTACTGGAACGAGACACTGTACAGGACCGAGGCGAAGGAGCTGGTGAGGGTGTACCGGGATCTCGCCAGCCGACCGGTCGTGTATTTCGCGAGTTCACCGCACTCATACCGGGTCGCCCCCGGTACCAAATATGTCTCCGTCAACTCCGTGAACAGGTTACATCCCGTACAGGAGTCGCTGATCCGTGACGAGCGTTGGAACACCATCGACCTGTACGCGGCGACCGCGAACCGGCGGCAGCTGTATGACGCCGACGGCGTTCACTTCAACGACGACGGGTACCGGTTCCTCGCCGAGCAGATCGCAGGCGTCATGCACCGGTCGGCGCAGATCATCGGCTCCACCGGAAGGGAGCGGGTCATCGCAAACGAGACGGAGAACGGCGCCACGAAAAGAGCCGGCGTGGAATTCGGCCTTACCTCGCAGGGTACCGCCGCCGGGAACGCCGGCGATTCGTCCGATGGCAACGGGAAACGGGATGCCCTGCGCGGCTCCGATGCCGTCGTGGCCATCATAGCCATGCTGTCGGCGGGCATTACCGGAGCGGCGCTCGTGCTGGGCGGACGGTCGCGACACGCCTGGGTTGAAGGTGTCCGCTCGCGACCGTATTCTATATGA
- a CDS encoding glycoside hydrolase domain-containing protein, translated as MNRRISMWLRGRGSPWRPAAAVIATVSMMLATVMGPHFAGMRAQAVEPMQTTTISHTKITGDGNYFTFADNAWDPGNDVHTWSKAPSDSLPAEDIWYTVRFFGSAIDVYAGKNRPMGKVKYYIDGAEKGTYSLYNASNINETKIASFTGLDEGEHVFKAVATGERDTNSTNALIDCAKVVVTHQPYVVTGVTLDTTSMTLGVGDSKRISYTVAPDYATIDDMTYTSGDTSVATVGADGTVTAVAPGATAITVASTAAGISKTVDVTVARMAPNLTGGIVDPDTQYTQKRFDEVKALTTNNRALKAWKNDKVNSEISLAAVGTTVSNLTVTASDLTSQGGDVIAKSNVTATFIKSTKAYNGSYLGYGDPNREVPAATETNRSESNDILYQSGPITVKANQVQNIWVSFAIPKDAKAGTYTTTLTATADGMETPLTFTYTIEVKAATLPDPAEYEKNFDVELWQYPYSSAEYYGVTPFSDEHLQILRSSMELYKSIGGHAITTTINEDAWSGQTYSANAIHYPSMVKWTKSGGGFTYDFTDFDKWVTFNKGLGIGDKIVIYSIAPWHGNFTYWENGTMKSERYTVGSERWRSVWTDFLRKLIEHLMDKGWFDESYIGIDERGFSADAFDLIDSIRNIHDVPLKTAGAMDGFVNKFDLALRVTDLNVGDTAAAAHPTDFTRLIEAREAKDLRTTLYSCTEHEPGNFSLSAPVESYWSVVNAGEQTSGFLRWAYDAWVADPLNDATHNAFEPGDPFLIYPSEKSGDKVSKSSVRLERIAEGVRDVNKIRLMVTEIPSLQADADAMYAKIRTTVTTSHSYLTDAQVTQLANEMSGFKGDLDTLTDKYISLKAQGTSTVESVAIDGGDQEIMLGTAKQLTATLKPANLLNASVTWRSSKTGVVTVSAKGVVTAAGVGSTTITATSKADPTKSASITLTVTPQVVAQGLHYYSFDNSNANDSWGTRNGTADATAQYVDGKSGKALKVTDGKGVTLAGGNDIAKTDPWTIGYWVRSDAELTGRSAVMTSADGKYSADLKMDADRESGFRVGTASGDVLTFRYDFQPGTWYYIAWTQDKAAGLTMYVNGTKIGATNTWTKMHDVVAPIDVIGGPGFTGLIDEVKIYKRVLSDTEIAAGMLLPGLNLAEHETDMYIGGTYTIVANLQGGDGDGTVTFESSDPTIAKVDASGTVTGVSRGTAVITVRGGGFTDMVTVNVSRELTIKNTLPQYKLDQTKVMDVHKSLDTSNQYFGQPDMIRTKSGRLITSFPQGHGKGPLIMKISDDDGATWTRKTDIPASWAGSQETPTLYVLNLADGTERIMMITACPGWGTDSAGNRYGWNTSYSDDNGETWTEYRHWQSNRTYDNANNDAIVAMASLVQLKDSDGNDIQKWMGVYHNYAYVNFRTYLTFDENGDEQWSESEPYLAQWRSIESAYQMCEIGMFRSPDGKRIIGLARSQSHNNPATLIYSDDEGETWSKPMDLPGSLAGERHKIAYDPISGRLLVTFREINYDLNGNNRFDGGSDWNAGDWVAWVGTYDQLINQEDGEYRILLAEDWANNAKSGDTGYAGVAVLDDGTFIMDTYGHWDKEFSQNWPGGVTTDRCYIKQAKFKLGEVEYANGLIDRSGLKAAIKRAEALNAADYTADSWAKMDAAVKAAKAGDADESLQQAQVDALVAAIDAAIDGLKPAETPDPDPGKVSKDELNAVIAQVKAKDLGGYTDESVRAVRDALAAAEKVSADPDATQAEIDAALASLNAAVDGLKAKDDGDKPGPGDGGKPGAGDGKPDDGGKPDPGKPGKGDETKPDTGEKGGLSATGAGIVPIAAAALTLMAGAALALAKR; from the coding sequence ATGAACCGAAGAATATCTATGTGGTTGCGCGGTCGTGGCTCTCCATGGAGACCTGCCGCCGCCGTGATCGCCACGGTATCCATGATGCTGGCGACGGTCATGGGCCCCCATTTCGCGGGGATGCGGGCGCAGGCCGTCGAGCCCATGCAGACCACCACCATCTCGCACACCAAGATCACCGGCGACGGCAACTACTTCACGTTCGCCGACAACGCCTGGGATCCGGGCAACGACGTGCATACGTGGTCCAAGGCGCCATCCGACAGCCTCCCGGCGGAGGACATCTGGTATACGGTCCGATTCTTCGGCAGCGCAATCGACGTCTATGCAGGCAAGAACAGGCCCATGGGCAAGGTGAAATACTATATTGACGGAGCGGAAAAAGGCACGTACAGCCTGTACAACGCCTCCAACATCAACGAGACGAAAATCGCGTCGTTCACCGGGCTTGACGAAGGTGAGCACGTGTTCAAGGCGGTGGCCACAGGCGAGCGGGACACGAATTCCACGAACGCGCTGATCGACTGCGCCAAGGTCGTCGTGACCCATCAGCCGTACGTGGTCACCGGCGTCACACTCGACACGACCTCGATGACGCTGGGCGTTGGCGACAGCAAGCGGATCTCGTATACGGTGGCGCCCGATTACGCGACCATCGATGACATGACCTACACGAGCGGCGACACGAGTGTCGCCACAGTCGGCGCAGATGGCACGGTCACCGCGGTCGCGCCGGGAGCCACCGCCATCACCGTGGCCTCGACTGCGGCCGGCATCAGCAAGACCGTCGACGTCACCGTCGCCAGGATGGCACCGAACCTGACCGGCGGCATCGTGGACCCCGATACGCAATACACGCAGAAGCGGTTCGACGAGGTGAAGGCCCTCACGACGAACAACCGGGCGCTGAAAGCGTGGAAGAACGACAAGGTCAACAGCGAGATCTCGCTCGCCGCGGTCGGCACCACCGTCTCGAACCTGACGGTCACCGCAAGCGACCTGACATCGCAGGGCGGCGACGTCATCGCCAAAAGCAACGTCACGGCCACGTTCATCAAGTCCACCAAGGCATACAACGGCAGCTATCTCGGCTACGGAGACCCGAACCGCGAGGTGCCCGCCGCCACCGAGACCAACCGCTCCGAAAGCAACGACATCCTCTACCAAAGCGGCCCGATCACGGTGAAGGCCAATCAGGTGCAGAACATCTGGGTATCGTTCGCCATACCGAAGGACGCCAAGGCCGGCACCTACACCACCACGCTGACCGCCACCGCAGACGGGATGGAAACGCCGCTCACATTCACCTACACCATCGAGGTGAAGGCCGCTACGCTGCCTGATCCGGCAGAGTATGAGAAGAACTTCGACGTGGAACTGTGGCAGTACCCGTATTCCTCCGCGGAATACTACGGCGTCACCCCGTTCTCGGACGAGCACCTGCAGATCCTCAGATCAAGCATGGAACTGTACAAGTCCATCGGCGGCCACGCCATCACAACCACCATCAACGAGGACGCATGGTCCGGCCAGACCTACAGCGCCAACGCCATCCACTACCCGTCGATGGTGAAGTGGACCAAGAGCGGGGGCGGGTTCACCTACGACTTCACCGACTTCGACAAGTGGGTGACGTTCAACAAGGGACTCGGCATCGGCGACAAGATCGTGATATACAGCATCGCGCCCTGGCACGGCAACTTCACGTACTGGGAGAACGGGACGATGAAGTCCGAGAGATACACGGTCGGATCCGAGCGCTGGAGGAGCGTGTGGACCGACTTCCTGCGCAAGCTCATCGAGCATCTGATGGACAAGGGCTGGTTCGATGAGTCGTACATCGGCATCGACGAGCGCGGCTTCAGCGCCGACGCGTTCGACCTGATCGACTCGATACGGAATATCCACGACGTGCCGTTGAAGACCGCCGGCGCGATGGACGGCTTCGTCAACAAGTTCGACCTGGCGCTGCGCGTCACCGACCTGAACGTCGGCGACACCGCGGCGGCGGCCCATCCCACCGACTTCACCCGGCTGATCGAGGCGCGTGAGGCAAAGGACCTTCGCACCACGCTGTACTCCTGCACCGAGCATGAGCCCGGCAACTTCTCGCTGTCCGCCCCGGTCGAAAGCTACTGGTCGGTGGTCAACGCGGGCGAGCAGACCAGCGGCTTCCTGCGCTGGGCGTACGACGCATGGGTGGCCGACCCGCTCAACGACGCCACGCACAACGCCTTCGAGCCCGGCGACCCGTTCCTGATTTATCCGAGCGAGAAGAGCGGAGACAAGGTGTCCAAGTCGTCCGTGCGCCTGGAGCGCATCGCCGAGGGCGTGCGCGACGTGAACAAGATCAGGCTCATGGTCACCGAGATCCCCTCGTTGCAGGCCGATGCCGACGCGATGTACGCGAAGATCAGAACGACGGTGACGACCTCGCACTCGTATCTGACCGACGCGCAGGTCACACAGCTTGCCAATGAGATGAGCGGATTCAAGGGTGACCTCGACACGCTCACCGACAAGTACATATCCCTCAAGGCGCAAGGCACGAGCACGGTGGAATCCGTTGCTATCGACGGCGGCGACCAGGAGATCATGCTGGGCACGGCGAAGCAGCTGACCGCGACACTCAAGCCGGCGAACCTGCTGAACGCGTCCGTGACATGGCGCTCGTCCAAGACCGGCGTCGTCACGGTATCCGCCAAGGGCGTGGTGACCGCCGCCGGCGTGGGCTCCACCACAATCACCGCCACATCCAAGGCCGACCCGACGAAATCGGCGAGCATCACCCTCACCGTGACGCCACAGGTCGTGGCGCAGGGGCTGCACTACTACTCGTTCGACAACTCGAACGCCAACGACTCCTGGGGCACCCGCAACGGCACCGCCGACGCCACGGCGCAATACGTTGACGGCAAGTCCGGCAAGGCGCTCAAGGTCACGGACGGCAAAGGCGTGACCCTGGCCGGCGGCAACGACATCGCGAAGACGGATCCGTGGACGATCGGCTACTGGGTGCGTTCCGACGCCGAACTCACCGGCCGCTCGGCCGTGATGACGAGCGCGGACGGCAAGTACTCGGCCGACCTCAAGATGGACGCCGACCGCGAATCCGGCTTCCGTGTCGGCACCGCCAGCGGCGACGTGCTCACCTTCCGGTACGACTTCCAGCCGGGCACGTGGTATTACATCGCGTGGACTCAGGACAAGGCAGCCGGACTGACCATGTACGTCAACGGCACGAAGATCGGCGCGACGAACACGTGGACGAAGATGCACGATGTCGTCGCCCCGATCGACGTGATCGGCGGCCCCGGCTTCACTGGCCTGATCGACGAGGTGAAGATCTACAAGCGCGTGCTCTCCGACACCGAGATCGCGGCCGGCATGCTGCTGCCCGGTCTCAACCTCGCCGAGCATGAGACCGATATGTACATCGGCGGGACGTACACCATCGTCGCCAACCTGCAGGGCGGCGACGGTGATGGTACAGTCACGTTCGAGTCGAGCGACCCGACCATCGCCAAGGTCGACGCCTCCGGCACCGTTACCGGAGTGTCCCGCGGAACGGCGGTCATTACCGTCCGGGGAGGTGGATTCACCGACATGGTGACCGTCAACGTGAGCCGCGAACTCACCATCAAGAACACGCTGCCGCAATACAAGCTCGACCAGACGAAGGTCATGGACGTGCACAAGTCACTCGACACGTCCAACCAGTACTTCGGCCAGCCCGACATGATCCGCACGAAGAGCGGCCGTCTGATCACCTCGTTCCCGCAAGGGCACGGCAAGGGACCGTTGATCATGAAGATCAGCGACGACGACGGCGCCACCTGGACGCGCAAGACCGACATCCCCGCGTCGTGGGCCGGTTCGCAGGAGACGCCGACCCTGTACGTGCTCAACCTGGCCGACGGCACCGAACGCATCATGATGATCACCGCCTGCCCGGGCTGGGGCACCGACTCCGCCGGCAACAGGTACGGATGGAACACATCGTATTCCGACGACAACGGTGAGACCTGGACCGAATACCGGCACTGGCAGTCCAACCGCACGTACGACAACGCCAACAACGATGCCATCGTCGCCATGGCAAGCCTCGTGCAGCTCAAGGACTCCGACGGCAACGACATCCAGAAATGGATGGGCGTCTACCACAACTACGCGTACGTCAATTTCAGGACGTACCTCACTTTCGACGAGAACGGCGACGAGCAGTGGAGCGAATCGGAGCCGTATCTTGCGCAATGGCGCAGCATCGAAAGCGCATACCAGATGTGCGAGATCGGCATGTTCCGTTCTCCCGACGGCAAGCGGATCATCGGTTTGGCGCGCAGCCAGTCGCACAACAACCCGGCGACACTGATCTACTCTGATGATGAAGGCGAGACGTGGAGCAAGCCAATGGATCTGCCCGGCTCGCTGGCGGGCGAACGGCACAAGATTGCCTACGATCCGATTTCCGGCCGTCTGCTGGTCACGTTCCGCGAGATCAACTACGATCTCAACGGCAACAACCGGTTCGACGGCGGCAGCGACTGGAACGCCGGCGACTGGGTGGCCTGGGTCGGCACCTACGACCAGCTCATTAACCAGGAGGACGGCGAATACCGCATCCTGCTGGCCGAGGACTGGGCGAACAACGCGAAGTCGGGCGACACCGGCTACGCGGGCGTAGCGGTGCTCGACGACGGTACGTTCATCATGGACACGTACGGTCACTGGGACAAGGAATTCTCGCAGAACTGGCCCGGCGGCGTCACCACCGACCGCTGCTATATCAAGCAGGCGAAGTTCAAGCTCGGCGAGGTCGAATACGCGAACGGTCTCATCGACCGCAGCGGACTGAAGGCGGCAATCAAGCGGGCAGAGGCGCTGAATGCGGCCGACTACACGGCTGACTCGTGGGCGAAGATGGATGCCGCAGTGAAGGCCGCGAAGGCCGGAGACGCCGACGAATCCCTGCAACAGGCGCAGGTTGACGCGCTCGTCGCCGCCATCGATGCGGCCATCGACGGGCTGAAGCCCGCCGAGACGCCGGATCCCGATCCCGGCAAGGTGAGCAAGGACGAGCTGAACGCCGTGATCGCGCAGGTCAAGGCCAAGGATCTGGGTGGGTATACGGATGAGTCCGTCCGGGCGGTGCGTGATGCGCTTGCCGCAGCCGAGAAGGTCTCCGCCGATCCTGATGCGACGCAGGCCGAGATTGACGCTGCGCTCGCAAGTCTGAATGCGGCCGTCGACGGGCTGAAGGCCAAGGATGACGGTGACAAGCCCGGACCGGGTGATGGTGGCAAGCCCGGCGCGGGTGACGGCAAGCCTGACGACGGCGGCAAGCCCGATCCCGGCAAGCCGGGCAAGGGCGACGAGACCAAGCCCGATACCGGCGAGAAGGGCGGGCTGAGCGCCACCGGTGCCGGCATCGTTCCGATCGCCGCCGCGGCCCTGACGCTCATGGCCGGCGCGGCGCTCGCACTGGCCAAGCGCTGA
- a CDS encoding NCS2 family permease, with protein sequence MEKFFHLKENGTTVSTEIVAGLTTFFAMSYIIVVNPQILHQTGMPWGGVFLATIIAAIIGTLVMGLFANVPYAQAAGMGLNAFFTYTVCFGLKFTWQETLCMVFLCGLINIIITVTKIRKMIIEAIPPMLQNAIGGGIGIFVAYVGMLNVNLVTFTPKDTKAAGKGLATGATPGLATLNTPTLWLFLIGLLFAIVFTVLKLKGGMLLTIVITAIIGIPMGLTSMSNSVSISDTFAQLPQTFGVIFSADGFPALFSDVSKLPLVLVTIFAFSMSDTFDTLGTFIGTGRRTGIFSDDDMKHMEDGKGFSSKLDRALFADSIATSIGAICGTSNTTTYVESSAGIAAGGRTGLTSVVVSICFALSIFLSPVISAVPSAATAGVLVIVGCMMASSLKEIEWSDISEAIPAFFAAVFMALAYSISYGIAAGFITYCIVKTCKKEAKSVHPIIWIVSLLFILNFILLAVL encoded by the coding sequence ATGGAGAAGTTCTTCCATTTGAAGGAGAACGGCACGACCGTGTCCACGGAGATCGTGGCCGGCCTCACCACGTTCTTCGCGATGAGCTACATCATCGTCGTCAATCCGCAGATCCTGCACCAGACCGGCATGCCGTGGGGCGGCGTGTTCCTGGCAACGATCATCGCGGCCATCATCGGCACGCTCGTCATGGGCCTGTTCGCCAATGTGCCGTACGCGCAGGCGGCCGGCATGGGTCTCAACGCGTTCTTCACCTACACGGTGTGCTTCGGTCTGAAGTTCACGTGGCAGGAGACACTGTGCATGGTGTTCCTGTGCGGCCTCATCAACATCATCATCACCGTCACCAAGATCCGCAAGATGATCATCGAGGCGATCCCGCCCATGCTGCAGAACGCCATCGGTGGCGGCATCGGCATATTCGTCGCCTACGTCGGCATGCTCAACGTCAACCTCGTCACCTTCACCCCGAAGGACACCAAGGCCGCCGGCAAGGGCCTGGCCACCGGCGCCACGCCTGGTCTGGCCACGCTGAACACCCCGACCCTGTGGCTGTTCCTGATCGGCCTGCTGTTCGCCATCGTGTTCACCGTGCTCAAGCTCAAGGGCGGCATGCTGCTGACCATCGTCATCACCGCGATCATCGGCATCCCGATGGGCCTGACCAGCATGTCCAACTCCGTGTCCATCTCCGACACGTTCGCCCAGCTGCCGCAGACCTTCGGCGTGATCTTCAGCGCCGATGGCTTCCCGGCGCTGTTCTCCGACGTATCCAAACTGCCGCTCGTGCTGGTCACGATCTTCGCGTTCTCGATGTCCGACACGTTCGACACGCTCGGCACGTTCATCGGCACCGGCCGCCGCACCGGCATCTTCTCCGATGACGACATGAAGCACATGGAGGACGGCAAGGGCTTCTCCTCCAAGCTGGATCGCGCCCTGTTCGCCGACTCGATCGCCACCTCCATCGGCGCGATCTGCGGTACCTCGAACACCACCACCTACGTCGAGTCTTCCGCGGGCATCGCGGCGGGCGGCCGCACCGGCCTGACCTCCGTGGTCGTGTCCATCTGCTTTGCGCTGTCGATCTTCCTGTCCCCGGTGATCTCCGCGGTGCCGTCCGCAGCGACGGCCGGCGTGCTGGTCATCGTCGGCTGCATGATGGCCTCCAGCCTCAAGGAGATCGAGTGGAGCGACATCTCCGAGGCGATTCCGGCGTTCTTCGCCGCCGTGTTCATGGCGCTCGCGTACTCGATCAGCTACGGCATCGCCGCCGGCTTCATCACCTACTGCATCGTCAAGACCTGCAAGAAGGAAGCCAAGAGCGTTCACCCGATCATCTGGATTGTCTCGCTGCTCTTCATCCTCAACTTCATCCTGCTGGCAGTGCTGTAA
- the pstB gene encoding phosphate ABC transporter ATP-binding protein PstB gives MGQRIDVKHLNIYYGDFLAVEDVNINIEPNKVTAFIGPSGCGKSTVLRTLDRMHEIIPGAHVKGEVELEGKNLYAKDVDPVAVRRDVGMVFQRPNPFPTMTIRENVLAGVRLNNRRISKSDADDLVEWALKGANLWEEVKDRLDNPGIGLSGGQQQRLCIARAVAVHPQVLLMDEPCSALDPISTLAVEDLINELKGDYTIVIVTHNMQQAARIADYTAFFNLKAVGEPGHLEYFADTTTMFNNPQNAEAERYISGRFG, from the coding sequence ATGGGACAACGCATTGACGTCAAACATCTGAACATCTACTACGGCGACTTCCTGGCCGTGGAGGATGTCAACATCAACATCGAACCCAACAAGGTCACCGCGTTCATCGGGCCGTCCGGCTGCGGCAAGTCCACGGTGCTGCGCACCCTCGACCGCATGCACGAGATCATCCCCGGCGCCCACGTCAAGGGTGAGGTCGAGCTCGAAGGCAAGAACCTGTATGCCAAGGACGTGGACCCCGTCGCCGTGCGCCGCGATGTCGGCATGGTGTTCCAGCGCCCGAACCCGTTCCCCACGATGACGATTCGTGAGAACGTGCTCGCCGGCGTGCGCCTGAACAACCGCCGCATCTCCAAGTCCGACGCCGACGACCTGGTCGAGTGGGCGCTCAAGGGCGCCAACCTGTGGGAAGAGGTCAAGGACCGTCTCGACAACCCGGGCATCGGCCTGTCCGGCGGTCAGCAGCAGCGTCTGTGCATCGCCCGCGCCGTGGCCGTGCACCCGCAGGTGCTGCTGATGGACGAGCCGTGCTCCGCGCTCGACCCGATCTCGACGTTGGCCGTCGAGGACCTGATCAACGAGCTCAAGGGCGACTACACGATCGTGATCGTGACCCACAACATGCAGCAGGCCGCCCGTATCGCCGATTACACCGCCTTCTTCAACCTGAAGGCCGTCGGCGAGCCCGGCCACCTGGAGTACTTCGCGGACACCACCACGATGTTCAACAACCCCCAGAACGCCGAAGCCGAGCGCTACATCTCCGGTCGTTTCGGCTGA
- the pstA gene encoding phosphate ABC transporter permease PstA, protein MMSEATVKSTISVDANAVKKTPAARNDKQLPDIDFDRFKTSRSFAASRKRKDVFMKSLICLAFIIACIPLISVLWTTVANGIKRLNLNFLSYNMSGVVGGSQTPSGGYGGVLHAIIGTLEITLGAMVISVPVGLMCAVYLIEYAARGNKLAKSIGLLVDVMSGIPSIVAGLFAYSMFSLIGGPGTISGFEGSVALSLLMIPTVVKTSEEMLKVVPGDLREASYALGVSKQRTICKIVLRTALPGIVSGVILAIARVIGETAPLLMTAGYATFTNVNLFSGEMTTLPVFVYQEYSKLRANCPPNAGSSCVTTIPMERSWAAALVLIIIVLILNLIGRVVARVFAVKSER, encoded by the coding sequence GTGAAGCAACTGTAAAGAGCACCATCAGCGTCGACGCGAACGCCGTGAAGAAGACGCCCGCCGCACGCAACGACAAGCAACTGCCCGACATCGACTTCGACCGGTTCAAGACCAGCCGTTCCTTCGCCGCGTCCCGCAAGCGCAAGGACGTCTTCATGAAGAGCCTGATCTGCCTCGCCTTCATCATCGCGTGCATCCCTCTGATCTCCGTGCTGTGGACGACCGTCGCCAACGGCATCAAGCGACTGAACCTCAACTTCCTTTCGTACAACATGTCCGGCGTCGTCGGCGGCAGCCAGACGCCCTCCGGCGGATACGGCGGCGTGCTGCACGCCATCATCGGCACGTTGGAGATCACCTTGGGCGCCATGGTCATCTCCGTGCCGGTCGGCCTGATGTGCGCGGTCTACCTGATCGAGTACGCGGCCCGCGGCAACAAGCTCGCCAAGTCCATCGGCCTGCTGGTCGACGTGATGAGCGGCATCCCGTCCATCGTCGCCGGTCTGTTCGCCTACTCGATGTTCTCGCTCATCGGCGGCCCCGGCACCATCAGCGGCTTCGAAGGCTCCGTCGCGCTTTCGCTGCTGATGATCCCGACCGTCGTCAAGACCAGTGAGGAGATGCTGAAGGTCGTGCCCGGCGACCTGCGTGAGGCCTCGTACGCGCTGGGCGTTTCCAAGCAGCGCACCATCTGCAAGATCGTGCTGCGCACCGCCCTGCCCGGCATCGTCTCCGGCGTCATCCTGGCCATCGCGCGAGTGATCGGCGAGACCGCGCCGCTGCTGATGACCGCAGGCTACGCGACGTTCACCAACGTGAACCTGTTCAGCGGCGAGATGACCACGCTTCCCGTGTTCGTCTACCAGGAATACAGCAAGCTGCGTGCCAACTGCCCGCCCAACGCCGGCTCCTCCTGCGTCACCACGATCCCGATGGAACGCTCCTGGGCCGCCGCCCTGGTGCTGATCATCATCGTGCTGATCCTCAACCTCATCGGCCGTGTCGTGGCTCGCGTCTTCGCCGTGAAGTCCGAACGGTAA